One region of Quercus lobata isolate SW786 chromosome 2, ValleyOak3.0 Primary Assembly, whole genome shotgun sequence genomic DNA includes:
- the LOC115974662 gene encoding putative pentatricopeptide repeat-containing protein At5g43820 isoform X1 encodes MAFQSRRFIGFLERFNRTRYHSHYLSSPTSFFPFPFSTLDDKPSPNHIKNEINPKERFVLDQLSELLPIPRNSSAPNPFRYSENPTKQVAEFRAVDGFLLPEEKLRGVFLQKLKGKTAIEQALTNVGIELSLDIVARVVNTGNLGGEAMVMFFNWAIKNLAITKDINGYRVIIKALGRRNFFKFMTEILRDMRTEGVSLDLETLSIVLDSFVRAHRVSKAIQMFGNVEEFGLKCNTECLNVLLQCMCHRSHVSAANSFLNSVKGKIPFDVMTYNIIIGGWSKLGRVSEIESVLKAMLVDGFSPDCSTFSYLIEGLGRAGRIDDAVEIFEHMKDKGCVPDTGTYNAMIFNSISIGDFEGCMKYYKSMLSNNSDPDVITYTTLISALLKARKVADALELFDEMLSRSLIPCTGTVTSFLEPLCSYGPPHAAMMIYKKARKVGCRISLSAYKLLLMRLSRFGKCGMLLNMWDEMQECGYSSDMEVYEHVINGLCNIGQLENAVLVMEESLRKGFCPSRLIYSKLNNKLLALNKVERAYKLYLKIKDARRDENARRYWRANGWHF; translated from the coding sequence ATGGCGTTTCAATCACGACGATTTATCGGGTTTCTCGAGCGCTTCAACAGAACCAGGTACCATTCCCACTACCTCTCTTCACCTACttcattttttccatttccattttCAACTCTAGATGACAAGCCATCACCGAATCACATCAAGAACGAAATAAATCCCAAGGAACGTTTCGTTCTTGACCAGCTCTCTGAGCTTTTACCAATCCCTCGTAACTCTTCAGCACCAAACCCATTTAGATATTCTGAAAATCCCACAAAACAAGTAGCTGAATTTAGAGCAGTTGATGGTTTTTTATTGCCCGAAGAGAAATTACGAGGGGTTTTCCTTCAGAAACTGAAGGGTAAAACTGCAATCGAGCAGGCTTTAACGAATGTTGGTATTGAATTGAGTCTTGACATTGTTGCTAGAGTAGTGAACACAGGGAATTTAGGTGGTGAAGCAATGGTTATGTTTTTCAATTGGGCGATTAAGAACCTGGCTATAACTAAGGACATTAATGGTTACCGTGTGATTATCAAAGCGTTaggaagaagaaatttttttaagtttatgaCAGAAATATTGCGTGACATGAGGACGGAAGGCGTGAGCCTTGATTTAGAGACTCTATCAATTGTATTGGACAGTTTTGTTAGAGCTCATAGAGTGTCAAAAGCAATACAAATGTTTGGAAATGTAGAAGAGTTTGGGTTGAAATGTAATACCGAGTGTTTGAATGTGCTCTTACAATGTATGTGTCATAGATCCCATGTCAGTGCTGCAAATTCGTTTTTGAATTCAGTTAAAGGGAAGATACCATTTGATGTTAtgacatataatattattattggtGGGTGGTCAAAATTGGGTAGAGTTAGTGAAATTGAGAGTGTTTTGAAAGCAATGTTAGTGGATGGGTTTAGTCCTGATTGCTCGACTTTCAGTTACCTTATTGAGGGTTTAGGGAGGGCTGGTCGGATTGATGATGCAGTTGAGATTTTTGAGCACATGAAGGATAAAGGTTGTGTGCCAGATACTGGAACCTACAATGCAATGATATTTAACTCTATATCCATTGGAGATTTTGAGGGGTGTATGAAATATTATAAGAGTATGTTGAGTAATAACTCTGACCCGGATGTTATTACTTATACCACATTAATTTCTGCCTTGCTTAAAGCCCGTAAAGTGGCTGATGCACTTGAGTTGTTTGATGAGATGTTGAGTCGTAGTCTTATTCCCTGCACTGGAACTGTAACCTCCTTCCTTGAACCCTTGTGTAGCTATGGTCCGCCCCATGCTGCCATGATGATTTacaaaaaagcaagaaaagttGGATGTAGAATATCGTTGAGTGCTTATAAGCTATTGCTTATGCGGCTTTCTAGGTTTGGTAAATGCGGAATGTTGTTAAACATGTGGGATGAGATGCAAGAATGCGGTTATTCTTCAGATATGGAAGTTTATGAGCATGTCATCAACGGACTTTGCAACATAGGGCAGCTTGAAAATGCAGTACTTGTTATGGAAGAGTCTTTGCGGAAGGGTTTTTGCCCTAGCAGGCTTATATATAGCAAActaaataacaaattattggCTTTGAATAAAGTAGAAAGGGCTTACAAGCTATATTTGAAGATCAAAGATGCTCGTCGTGATGAAAATGCTAGGAGATATTGGCGTGCTAATGGGTGGCACTTCTGA